A genomic region of Ovis canadensis isolate MfBH-ARS-UI-01 breed Bighorn chromosome 9, ARS-UI_OviCan_v2, whole genome shotgun sequence contains the following coding sequences:
- the GPT gene encoding alanine aminotransferase 1 isoform X1, with protein sequence MWVSCPLSWGRWAGTGPHPKPRLPSHPLPVAPRAELCPDGRGLAARLLQPLLSSQWGQQAAAKRAPPSQAPPSQPWPTEPGPADLIPASGSCRLLSLLPAHLSRVMALRAVEHSQEAANGLKEKVLTLDSMNPCVRRVEYAVRGPIVQRALELEQELRQGVKKPFTEVIRANIGDAQAMGQIPITFPRQVLALCVHPDLLNSPDFPDDAKRRAERILQACGGHSLGAYSISAGVQMIREDVARYIERRDGGIPADPNNIFLSTGASDAIVTVLKLLVTGEGRTRTGVLIPTPQYPLYSAALAEFNAVQVDYYLDEERAWALDVAELRRALRQARDHCRPRALCVINPGNPTGQVQTRACIEDVIRFAFEERLFLLADEVYQDNVYAEGSQFHSFKKVLMEMGPPYAARQELASFHSISKGFMGECGFRGGYVEVVNMDAAVKQQMQKLRSVRLCPPTPGQVLLDVAVSPPAPSDPSFAQFQAERRAVLAELAAKAKLTEQVFNEAPGIRCNPVQGAMYSFPRMELPPRAVQRAQELGLAPDMFFCLRLLEETGICVVPGSGFGQREGTYHFRMTILPPMEKLRPLLEKLSQFHAKFTCEYS encoded by the exons ATGTGGGTCTCCTGTCCCCTGTCCTGGGGACGCTGGGCGGGCACCGGGCCTCACCCCAAGCCCCGCCTGCCTTCTCACCCACTCCCTGTGGCTCCCAGGGCAGAACTGTGCCCAGACGGGCGGGGCCTGGCAGCCCGGCTCCTTCAGCCTCTTCTGTCCTCTCAGTGGGGCCAGCAGGCTGCAGCCAAGAGGGCGCCCCCttcccaggctcccccttcccagcCCTGGCCCACCGAGCCTGGACCAGCTGACCTCATCCCCGCTTCTGGATCCTGCCGCCTCCTGAGCCTCCTTCCTGCCCATCTGAGCAGAGTCATGGCCTTGAGGGCAGTTGAGCACAGCCAGGAGGCAGCAAATGGGCTGAAGGAGAAGGTGCTGACACTGGACTCCATGAATCCTTGTGTCCGGAGGGTAGAGTATGCAGTGCGAGGCCCCATCGTGCAGCGGGCACTGGAGCTGGAGCAGGAGCTGCGCCAG ggcGTAAAGAAGCCCTTCACCGAGGTCATTCGGGCTAACATCGGGGACGCACAGGCCATGGGGCAGATCCCTATCACCTTCCCGCGCCAG GTCCTGGCCCTCTGCGTCCACCCCGATCTCCTGAACAGCCCTGACTTCCCCGACGACGCCAAGAGGAGGGCGGAGCGCATCTTGCAGGCGTGTGGGGGCCACAGCCTGG GGGCCTACAGCATCAGCGCTGGCGTCCAGATGATCCGCGAGGACGTGGCGCGGTACATCGAGCGGCGCGATGGAGGCATTCCCGCTGACCCCAATAACATCTTCCTGTCCACGGGGGCCAGCGATGCCATTGTG ACGGTGCTGAAGTTGCTGGTAACCGGCGAGGGTCGCACGCGCACGGGCGTGCTTATCCCCACCCCTCAGTATCCACTCTACTCCGCCGCGCTGGCCGAGTTCAACGCGGTGCAGGTGGACTACTACCTGGATGAGGAGCGTGCCTGGGCACTCGACGTGGCCGAGCTGCGGCGCGCGCTGCGCCAGGCGCGTGACCACTGCCGCCCCCGCGCGCTCTGCGTCATCAACCCCGGGAACCCCACCG GGCAGGTGCAGACCCGCGCGTGCATCGAGGACGTGATCCGCTTCGCCTTTGAGGAGAGGCTTTTCCTATTGGCCGATGAG GTGTACCAAGACAACGTGTATGCCGAGGGCTCGCAGTTCCACTCGTTCAAGAAGGTGCTCATGGAGATGGGGCCGCCGTACGCGGCGCGACAGGAGCTCGCCTCCTTCCACTCGATCTCCAAGGGCTTCATGGGCGA GTGCGGCTTCCGCGGCGGCTACGTGGAAGTGGTGAATATGGACGCCGCGGTGAAGCAGCAGATGCAGAAGCTGCGGAGCGTGCGGCTGTGCCCGCCCACCCCGGGCCAGGTCCTGCTCGACGTGGCTGTCAGCCCGCCTGCGCCCTCCGATCCCTCCTTCGCGCAGTTCCAGGCG GAGAGGCGGGCGGTGCTGGCCGAGCTGGCTGCCAAGGCCAAGCTCACGGAGCAGGTCTTCAACGAAGCTCCCGGCATCCGCTGCAACCCGGTGCAGGGCGCTATGTATTCCTTCCCGCGCATGGAGCTGCCCCCGCGTGCGGTGCAGCGCGCTCAG GAGCTGGGCCTGGCTCCCGACATGTTCTTCTGCCTGCGCCTCCTAGAGGAGACTGGCATCTGCGTGGTGCCTGGGAGTGGCTTCGGACAACGGGAAGGCACCTACCACTTTCG gATGACTATTCTGCCCCCCATGGAGAAGTTGCGGCCCCTGCTGGAGAAGCTGAGCCAGTTCCATGCTAAATTCACCTGCGAGTACTCCTGA
- the GPT gene encoding alanine aminotransferase 1 isoform X5, translating into MALRAVEHSQEAANGLKEKVLTLDSMNPCVRRVEYAVRGPIVQRALELEQELRQGVKKPFTEVIRANIGDAQAMGQIPITFPRQVLALCVHPDLLNSPDFPDDAKRRAERILQACGGHSLGAYSISAGVQMIREDVARYIERRDGGIPADPNNIFLSTGASDAIVTVLKLLVTGEGRTRTGVLIPTPQYPLYSAALAEFNAVQVDYYLDEERAWALDVAELRRALRQARDHCRPRALCVINPGNPTGQVQTRACIEDVIRFAFEERLFLLADEVYQDNVYAEGSQFHSFKKVLMEMGPPYAARQELASFHSISKGFMGECGFRGGYVEVVNMDAAVKQQMQKLRSVRLCPPTPGQVLLDVAVSPPAPSDPSFAQFQAERRAVLAELAAKAKLTEQVFNEAPGIRCNPVQGAMYSFPRMELPPRAVQRAQELGLAPDMFFCLRLLEETGICVVPGSGFGQREGTYHFRMTILPPMEKLRPLLEKLSQFHAKFTCEYS; encoded by the exons ATGGCCTTGAGGGCAGTTGAGCACAGCCAGGAGGCAGCAAATGGGCTGAAGGAGAAGGTGCTGACACTGGACTCCATGAATCCTTGTGTCCGGAGGGTAGAGTATGCAGTGCGAGGCCCCATCGTGCAGCGGGCACTGGAGCTGGAGCAGGAGCTGCGCCAG ggcGTAAAGAAGCCCTTCACCGAGGTCATTCGGGCTAACATCGGGGACGCACAGGCCATGGGGCAGATCCCTATCACCTTCCCGCGCCAG GTCCTGGCCCTCTGCGTCCACCCCGATCTCCTGAACAGCCCTGACTTCCCCGACGACGCCAAGAGGAGGGCGGAGCGCATCTTGCAGGCGTGTGGGGGCCACAGCCTGG GGGCCTACAGCATCAGCGCTGGCGTCCAGATGATCCGCGAGGACGTGGCGCGGTACATCGAGCGGCGCGATGGAGGCATTCCCGCTGACCCCAATAACATCTTCCTGTCCACGGGGGCCAGCGATGCCATTGTG ACGGTGCTGAAGTTGCTGGTAACCGGCGAGGGTCGCACGCGCACGGGCGTGCTTATCCCCACCCCTCAGTATCCACTCTACTCCGCCGCGCTGGCCGAGTTCAACGCGGTGCAGGTGGACTACTACCTGGATGAGGAGCGTGCCTGGGCACTCGACGTGGCCGAGCTGCGGCGCGCGCTGCGCCAGGCGCGTGACCACTGCCGCCCCCGCGCGCTCTGCGTCATCAACCCCGGGAACCCCACCG GGCAGGTGCAGACCCGCGCGTGCATCGAGGACGTGATCCGCTTCGCCTTTGAGGAGAGGCTTTTCCTATTGGCCGATGAG GTGTACCAAGACAACGTGTATGCCGAGGGCTCGCAGTTCCACTCGTTCAAGAAGGTGCTCATGGAGATGGGGCCGCCGTACGCGGCGCGACAGGAGCTCGCCTCCTTCCACTCGATCTCCAAGGGCTTCATGGGCGA GTGCGGCTTCCGCGGCGGCTACGTGGAAGTGGTGAATATGGACGCCGCGGTGAAGCAGCAGATGCAGAAGCTGCGGAGCGTGCGGCTGTGCCCGCCCACCCCGGGCCAGGTCCTGCTCGACGTGGCTGTCAGCCCGCCTGCGCCCTCCGATCCCTCCTTCGCGCAGTTCCAGGCG GAGAGGCGGGCGGTGCTGGCCGAGCTGGCTGCCAAGGCCAAGCTCACGGAGCAGGTCTTCAACGAAGCTCCCGGCATCCGCTGCAACCCGGTGCAGGGCGCTATGTATTCCTTCCCGCGCATGGAGCTGCCCCCGCGTGCGGTGCAGCGCGCTCAG GAGCTGGGCCTGGCTCCCGACATGTTCTTCTGCCTGCGCCTCCTAGAGGAGACTGGCATCTGCGTGGTGCCTGGGAGTGGCTTCGGACAACGGGAAGGCACCTACCACTTTCG gATGACTATTCTGCCCCCCATGGAGAAGTTGCGGCCCCTGCTGGAGAAGCTGAGCCAGTTCCATGCTAAATTCACCTGCGAGTACTCCTGA
- the GPT gene encoding alanine aminotransferase 1 isoform X2, producing the protein MWAGAAAQGPLATTAATWALLPGGGQRQAPPEAGPISACAPAWGPERPALWEAAVAVEQEARAPRFLRPGSVTQETGLLCWRGAKMGGPRGLGLGRALLGVMALRAVEHSQEAANGLKEKVLTLDSMNPCVRRVEYAVRGPIVQRALELEQELRQGVKKPFTEVIRANIGDAQAMGQIPITFPRQVLALCVHPDLLNSPDFPDDAKRRAERILQACGGHSLGAYSISAGVQMIREDVARYIERRDGGIPADPNNIFLSTGASDAIVTVLKLLVTGEGRTRTGVLIPTPQYPLYSAALAEFNAVQVDYYLDEERAWALDVAELRRALRQARDHCRPRALCVINPGNPTGQVQTRACIEDVIRFAFEERLFLLADEVYQDNVYAEGSQFHSFKKVLMEMGPPYAARQELASFHSISKGFMGECGFRGGYVEVVNMDAAVKQQMQKLRSVRLCPPTPGQVLLDVAVSPPAPSDPSFAQFQAQERRAVLAELAAKAKLTEQVFNEAPGIRCNPVQGAMYSFPRMELPPRAVQRAQELGLAPDMFFCLRLLEETGICVVPGSGFGQREGTYHFRMTILPPMEKLRPLLEKLSQFHAKFTCEYS; encoded by the exons ATGTGGGCCGGGGCGGCTGCCCAGGGTCCACTCGCCACCACAGCTGCCACTTGGGCCCTGCTGCCAGGGGGCGGGCAGAGGCAGGCTCCGCCTGAGGCTGGGCCCATATCAGCCTGCGCTCCTGCCTGGGGTCCAGAGAGGCCTGCACTCTGGGAGGCAGCGGTGGCCGTGGAGCAGGAGGCACGAG cCCCAAGATTCCTGAGGCCTGGCTCAGTTACCCAGGAGACAGGCCTGCTCTGCTGGCGGGGAGCAAAGATGGGGGGCCCGAGAGGGCTGGGCCTCGGCCGAGCCCTACTGGG AGTCATGGCCTTGAGGGCAGTTGAGCACAGCCAGGAGGCAGCAAATGGGCTGAAGGAGAAGGTGCTGACACTGGACTCCATGAATCCTTGTGTCCGGAGGGTAGAGTATGCAGTGCGAGGCCCCATCGTGCAGCGGGCACTGGAGCTGGAGCAGGAGCTGCGCCAG ggcGTAAAGAAGCCCTTCACCGAGGTCATTCGGGCTAACATCGGGGACGCACAGGCCATGGGGCAGATCCCTATCACCTTCCCGCGCCAG GTCCTGGCCCTCTGCGTCCACCCCGATCTCCTGAACAGCCCTGACTTCCCCGACGACGCCAAGAGGAGGGCGGAGCGCATCTTGCAGGCGTGTGGGGGCCACAGCCTGG GGGCCTACAGCATCAGCGCTGGCGTCCAGATGATCCGCGAGGACGTGGCGCGGTACATCGAGCGGCGCGATGGAGGCATTCCCGCTGACCCCAATAACATCTTCCTGTCCACGGGGGCCAGCGATGCCATTGTG ACGGTGCTGAAGTTGCTGGTAACCGGCGAGGGTCGCACGCGCACGGGCGTGCTTATCCCCACCCCTCAGTATCCACTCTACTCCGCCGCGCTGGCCGAGTTCAACGCGGTGCAGGTGGACTACTACCTGGATGAGGAGCGTGCCTGGGCACTCGACGTGGCCGAGCTGCGGCGCGCGCTGCGCCAGGCGCGTGACCACTGCCGCCCCCGCGCGCTCTGCGTCATCAACCCCGGGAACCCCACCG GGCAGGTGCAGACCCGCGCGTGCATCGAGGACGTGATCCGCTTCGCCTTTGAGGAGAGGCTTTTCCTATTGGCCGATGAG GTGTACCAAGACAACGTGTATGCCGAGGGCTCGCAGTTCCACTCGTTCAAGAAGGTGCTCATGGAGATGGGGCCGCCGTACGCGGCGCGACAGGAGCTCGCCTCCTTCCACTCGATCTCCAAGGGCTTCATGGGCGA GTGCGGCTTCCGCGGCGGCTACGTGGAAGTGGTGAATATGGACGCCGCGGTGAAGCAGCAGATGCAGAAGCTGCGGAGCGTGCGGCTGTGCCCGCCCACCCCGGGCCAGGTCCTGCTCGACGTGGCTGTCAGCCCGCCTGCGCCCTCCGATCCCTCCTTCGCGCAGTTCCAGGCG CAGGAGAGGCGGGCGGTGCTGGCCGAGCTGGCTGCCAAGGCCAAGCTCACGGAGCAGGTCTTCAACGAAGCTCCCGGCATCCGCTGCAACCCGGTGCAGGGCGCTATGTATTCCTTCCCGCGCATGGAGCTGCCCCCGCGTGCGGTGCAGCGCGCTCAG GAGCTGGGCCTGGCTCCCGACATGTTCTTCTGCCTGCGCCTCCTAGAGGAGACTGGCATCTGCGTGGTGCCTGGGAGTGGCTTCGGACAACGGGAAGGCACCTACCACTTTCG gATGACTATTCTGCCCCCCATGGAGAAGTTGCGGCCCCTGCTGGAGAAGCTGAGCCAGTTCCATGCTAAATTCACCTGCGAGTACTCCTGA
- the GPT gene encoding alanine aminotransferase 1 isoform X3: MWAGAAAQGPLATTAATWALLPGGGQRQAPPEAGPISACAPAWGPERPALWEAAVAVEQEARAPRFLRPGSVTQETGLLCWRGAKMGGPRGLGLGRALLGVMALRAVEHSQEAANGLKEKVLTLDSMNPCVRRVEYAVRGPIVQRALELEQELRQGVKKPFTEVIRANIGDAQAMGQIPITFPRQVLALCVHPDLLNSPDFPDDAKRRAERILQACGGHSLGAYSISAGVQMIREDVARYIERRDGGIPADPNNIFLSTGASDAIVTVLKLLVTGEGRTRTGVLIPTPQYPLYSAALAEFNAVQVDYYLDEERAWALDVAELRRALRQARDHCRPRALCVINPGNPTGQVQTRACIEDVIRFAFEERLFLLADEVYQDNVYAEGSQFHSFKKVLMEMGPPYAARQELASFHSISKGFMGECGFRGGYVEVVNMDAAVKQQMQKLRSVRLCPPTPGQVLLDVAVSPPAPSDPSFAQFQAERRAVLAELAAKAKLTEQVFNEAPGIRCNPVQGAMYSFPRMELPPRAVQRAQELGLAPDMFFCLRLLEETGICVVPGSGFGQREGTYHFRMTILPPMEKLRPLLEKLSQFHAKFTCEYS; this comes from the exons ATGTGGGCCGGGGCGGCTGCCCAGGGTCCACTCGCCACCACAGCTGCCACTTGGGCCCTGCTGCCAGGGGGCGGGCAGAGGCAGGCTCCGCCTGAGGCTGGGCCCATATCAGCCTGCGCTCCTGCCTGGGGTCCAGAGAGGCCTGCACTCTGGGAGGCAGCGGTGGCCGTGGAGCAGGAGGCACGAG cCCCAAGATTCCTGAGGCCTGGCTCAGTTACCCAGGAGACAGGCCTGCTCTGCTGGCGGGGAGCAAAGATGGGGGGCCCGAGAGGGCTGGGCCTCGGCCGAGCCCTACTGGG AGTCATGGCCTTGAGGGCAGTTGAGCACAGCCAGGAGGCAGCAAATGGGCTGAAGGAGAAGGTGCTGACACTGGACTCCATGAATCCTTGTGTCCGGAGGGTAGAGTATGCAGTGCGAGGCCCCATCGTGCAGCGGGCACTGGAGCTGGAGCAGGAGCTGCGCCAG ggcGTAAAGAAGCCCTTCACCGAGGTCATTCGGGCTAACATCGGGGACGCACAGGCCATGGGGCAGATCCCTATCACCTTCCCGCGCCAG GTCCTGGCCCTCTGCGTCCACCCCGATCTCCTGAACAGCCCTGACTTCCCCGACGACGCCAAGAGGAGGGCGGAGCGCATCTTGCAGGCGTGTGGGGGCCACAGCCTGG GGGCCTACAGCATCAGCGCTGGCGTCCAGATGATCCGCGAGGACGTGGCGCGGTACATCGAGCGGCGCGATGGAGGCATTCCCGCTGACCCCAATAACATCTTCCTGTCCACGGGGGCCAGCGATGCCATTGTG ACGGTGCTGAAGTTGCTGGTAACCGGCGAGGGTCGCACGCGCACGGGCGTGCTTATCCCCACCCCTCAGTATCCACTCTACTCCGCCGCGCTGGCCGAGTTCAACGCGGTGCAGGTGGACTACTACCTGGATGAGGAGCGTGCCTGGGCACTCGACGTGGCCGAGCTGCGGCGCGCGCTGCGCCAGGCGCGTGACCACTGCCGCCCCCGCGCGCTCTGCGTCATCAACCCCGGGAACCCCACCG GGCAGGTGCAGACCCGCGCGTGCATCGAGGACGTGATCCGCTTCGCCTTTGAGGAGAGGCTTTTCCTATTGGCCGATGAG GTGTACCAAGACAACGTGTATGCCGAGGGCTCGCAGTTCCACTCGTTCAAGAAGGTGCTCATGGAGATGGGGCCGCCGTACGCGGCGCGACAGGAGCTCGCCTCCTTCCACTCGATCTCCAAGGGCTTCATGGGCGA GTGCGGCTTCCGCGGCGGCTACGTGGAAGTGGTGAATATGGACGCCGCGGTGAAGCAGCAGATGCAGAAGCTGCGGAGCGTGCGGCTGTGCCCGCCCACCCCGGGCCAGGTCCTGCTCGACGTGGCTGTCAGCCCGCCTGCGCCCTCCGATCCCTCCTTCGCGCAGTTCCAGGCG GAGAGGCGGGCGGTGCTGGCCGAGCTGGCTGCCAAGGCCAAGCTCACGGAGCAGGTCTTCAACGAAGCTCCCGGCATCCGCTGCAACCCGGTGCAGGGCGCTATGTATTCCTTCCCGCGCATGGAGCTGCCCCCGCGTGCGGTGCAGCGCGCTCAG GAGCTGGGCCTGGCTCCCGACATGTTCTTCTGCCTGCGCCTCCTAGAGGAGACTGGCATCTGCGTGGTGCCTGGGAGTGGCTTCGGACAACGGGAAGGCACCTACCACTTTCG gATGACTATTCTGCCCCCCATGGAGAAGTTGCGGCCCCTGCTGGAGAAGCTGAGCCAGTTCCATGCTAAATTCACCTGCGAGTACTCCTGA
- the GPT gene encoding alanine aminotransferase 1 isoform X4: MALRAVEHSQEAANGLKEKVLTLDSMNPCVRRVEYAVRGPIVQRALELEQELRQGVKKPFTEVIRANIGDAQAMGQIPITFPRQVLALCVHPDLLNSPDFPDDAKRRAERILQACGGHSLGAYSISAGVQMIREDVARYIERRDGGIPADPNNIFLSTGASDAIVTVLKLLVTGEGRTRTGVLIPTPQYPLYSAALAEFNAVQVDYYLDEERAWALDVAELRRALRQARDHCRPRALCVINPGNPTGQVQTRACIEDVIRFAFEERLFLLADEVYQDNVYAEGSQFHSFKKVLMEMGPPYAARQELASFHSISKGFMGECGFRGGYVEVVNMDAAVKQQMQKLRSVRLCPPTPGQVLLDVAVSPPAPSDPSFAQFQAQERRAVLAELAAKAKLTEQVFNEAPGIRCNPVQGAMYSFPRMELPPRAVQRAQELGLAPDMFFCLRLLEETGICVVPGSGFGQREGTYHFRMTILPPMEKLRPLLEKLSQFHAKFTCEYS; encoded by the exons ATGGCCTTGAGGGCAGTTGAGCACAGCCAGGAGGCAGCAAATGGGCTGAAGGAGAAGGTGCTGACACTGGACTCCATGAATCCTTGTGTCCGGAGGGTAGAGTATGCAGTGCGAGGCCCCATCGTGCAGCGGGCACTGGAGCTGGAGCAGGAGCTGCGCCAG ggcGTAAAGAAGCCCTTCACCGAGGTCATTCGGGCTAACATCGGGGACGCACAGGCCATGGGGCAGATCCCTATCACCTTCCCGCGCCAG GTCCTGGCCCTCTGCGTCCACCCCGATCTCCTGAACAGCCCTGACTTCCCCGACGACGCCAAGAGGAGGGCGGAGCGCATCTTGCAGGCGTGTGGGGGCCACAGCCTGG GGGCCTACAGCATCAGCGCTGGCGTCCAGATGATCCGCGAGGACGTGGCGCGGTACATCGAGCGGCGCGATGGAGGCATTCCCGCTGACCCCAATAACATCTTCCTGTCCACGGGGGCCAGCGATGCCATTGTG ACGGTGCTGAAGTTGCTGGTAACCGGCGAGGGTCGCACGCGCACGGGCGTGCTTATCCCCACCCCTCAGTATCCACTCTACTCCGCCGCGCTGGCCGAGTTCAACGCGGTGCAGGTGGACTACTACCTGGATGAGGAGCGTGCCTGGGCACTCGACGTGGCCGAGCTGCGGCGCGCGCTGCGCCAGGCGCGTGACCACTGCCGCCCCCGCGCGCTCTGCGTCATCAACCCCGGGAACCCCACCG GGCAGGTGCAGACCCGCGCGTGCATCGAGGACGTGATCCGCTTCGCCTTTGAGGAGAGGCTTTTCCTATTGGCCGATGAG GTGTACCAAGACAACGTGTATGCCGAGGGCTCGCAGTTCCACTCGTTCAAGAAGGTGCTCATGGAGATGGGGCCGCCGTACGCGGCGCGACAGGAGCTCGCCTCCTTCCACTCGATCTCCAAGGGCTTCATGGGCGA GTGCGGCTTCCGCGGCGGCTACGTGGAAGTGGTGAATATGGACGCCGCGGTGAAGCAGCAGATGCAGAAGCTGCGGAGCGTGCGGCTGTGCCCGCCCACCCCGGGCCAGGTCCTGCTCGACGTGGCTGTCAGCCCGCCTGCGCCCTCCGATCCCTCCTTCGCGCAGTTCCAGGCG CAGGAGAGGCGGGCGGTGCTGGCCGAGCTGGCTGCCAAGGCCAAGCTCACGGAGCAGGTCTTCAACGAAGCTCCCGGCATCCGCTGCAACCCGGTGCAGGGCGCTATGTATTCCTTCCCGCGCATGGAGCTGCCCCCGCGTGCGGTGCAGCGCGCTCAG GAGCTGGGCCTGGCTCCCGACATGTTCTTCTGCCTGCGCCTCCTAGAGGAGACTGGCATCTGCGTGGTGCCTGGGAGTGGCTTCGGACAACGGGAAGGCACCTACCACTTTCG gATGACTATTCTGCCCCCCATGGAGAAGTTGCGGCCCCTGCTGGAGAAGCTGAGCCAGTTCCATGCTAAATTCACCTGCGAGTACTCCTGA